From the genome of Deinococcus sp. JMULE3, one region includes:
- a CDS encoding phosphoribosylglycinamide formyltransferase — protein sequence MNLGFLASHGGSAARHLVEACRAGDLNATPVALVSNNSRSPALAWARDAGLAVAHLSSARYPDPDDLDAAILDVLVRAGADTLVLSGYMREIGPRVLAHFAGRLVNIHPSLLPRHGGRGMYGDRVHESVLASGDPESGATVHLVTAGIDEGPILAQARVPVHPGDDLHSLKARVQATEGDLMLRAVRSLA from the coding sequence ATGAACCTCGGCTTCCTCGCCTCGCACGGCGGCAGCGCCGCGCGGCACCTCGTCGAGGCCTGCCGCGCAGGCGACCTGAACGCCACCCCGGTCGCCCTGGTCAGCAACAACAGCCGCTCCCCGGCCCTCGCCTGGGCACGCGACGCGGGCCTGGCAGTCGCGCACCTCAGCAGCGCCAGATACCCCGACCCGGACGACCTCGACGCCGCCATCCTCGACGTCCTCGTCCGCGCGGGCGCGGACACCCTCGTCCTCAGCGGGTACATGCGCGAGATCGGCCCCCGCGTCCTGGCGCACTTCGCGGGCCGCCTCGTGAACATCCACCCCAGCCTCCTGCCCCGCCACGGCGGACGCGGCATGTACGGCGACCGTGTCCACGAGAGCGTCCTCGCCAGCGGCGACCCCGAGAGCGGCGCCACCGTCCACCTCGTCACCGCCGGCATCGACGAGGGGCCCATCCTCGCGCAGGCCCGCGTGCCCGTCCACCCCGGCGACGACCTCCACAGCCTCAAGGCCCGCGTGCAGGCCACCGAAGGCGACCTCATGCTGCGCGCCGTCCGCAGCCTCGCGTAG